The following DNA comes from Corallococcus exiguus.
GCCCCGGTACGGGTTGACGCTCCAGGAGAAGCACACGTCGGGGCTGTCGTTGCTCGCGATGATGGAGCGGCTGTGGTCCTCCCAGACTTCCAGGCGCGCGGGGGGAATCTCGTCCAGGTACTCCACCGCGGTGCTGGCCCAGGGGTTGGGCGGATTGTCGACGGGACGGGCCTTCACCCTGCCAGGGTGTGGCTGAAAGCGCGTTCAGTCAAGACGCCCGCGCGCCTTTACAGCGTGGGGGCCGCGGCCAAAGCTGCCCGGATGGCGAACTACACGGTCAATCTCTCCAGGGCGCCGAAGGGTCATGAGATTCCACCGCTGCTGGCGGACGTCGGCGCGTGGATTGGCAATCAGTCCCATGGAACGCTGGGCTGGTTCGATGCGCTCGCGGCCGAGCCTGTTCCGAAGGAGTGGAACCCGGAGAAGGCGGACCGGCTTCACCGTGACGCCTTCGCGTTCCTCCAGCTTCCGGATGGCTCGCTGCTCGCGCTCGTGAACCCCGGCGCGGACGCTCCGTGGGCTGTGGCGTTGGTCGGTTCGGAGGGGGAGGCGCGGACGGTCGCGAACAGCCTCGAGGAGTTCCTGGCGCTGTGGGCCCAGGGCGAGACGGAGGTGTCCGACCTGGATGACGAAGAGGGGGCGTCCGGCCGCAAGGCGCTGGCTGCGTGGCTGAAGGCGAAGAAGGTCCGGGCGCCGAAGGCGAAGGACTTCGACTTCGCGGCCTGGCTGGACGGCGACGCCGTGCCCCCCGCGTCCGCGCCTCCCGCGACGGTGCACACGTTCGTTCCCACCGCGGTGATGAAGAAGCTCGGCCCGAAGGTCCAGCAACTGGCGGGGCTCATGGGACGGCGCGCGGACGACCCCGAGGTCATCGCCTACGTGACCGGTGTGCTTGGCAAGAAGGTGCCCGCGTCCACGAGTGAGAACACCGATTCGGTGAACGTCGAAGCGGCGAAGCACGGCGTCGAAATCGTCTTCTCCCACGACATCCTGAACGACGCCTTCCTGCCCATCCCGAAGACGGCCAAGACGTTCATCCCCTACGTCTCCTCCGCGTGGGTGCGCTCGAAGGTGGGCGAGGACGTCCTGGGCGTGCCGTGGAAGGTGAAGGCGGAGGCGGAGATCACGAAGCTGCTCGGCCCGCCCACCGGTCGTAGCGCCGCCTTCGCTGACGAAGACGCGCTCACCGTCGCCTATTGGGACTTCGCGCTCGACACCGCGGAGCACGTGTGGCTCACGCTCGAGTTCGACGAGTCCCTCTCCGTCACCCTCGCTGTGGACGGCGGGGGCGCCCTCGAGCGGTATCCCGACGTCACGACCGGGCTCTTCATTGGCTATGCCGCGACACGGGGCCTGCTCGATACGTCGCGATTCCCGGCGCACCGCGCACTGCTCGAGGCTGTCGCGACACGCAAAGCGAAGGGGTCGGAGTTCGTGAAGCAGGCGCTCCCGCGCGGCCTCTGGGACAACCACCTCCGCGAAGCGCCGGGCCTCCGCGAACTGGCGTGGCGGTGGTTCCACAACATGAACGGGCTGTGGATCACCGCCGACCTCAAGAAGACATTCGGAAAACGCGCGGGGCCGTTCGGTCACGACGCGCCGAAGCTCGACGACGACACCTGGGACGCCGTCGACAAGGCGGCGCCGCTCCTCGACAAGCGCTTCGCGGCGTGGCTCGCGAAGTAGCCTTCTAGAAGTGCTGGCGGTTGTGGGGCTCGTACAGGGCCCCGGGGACCACGTTGTGCTGGCCGCCGTCCCCAGGGGGCCGTAGAGGTCCATCGCCCTGGGTGAAGGGCGTGGTCTCCAGGACATGGGAAAAGATGGAACCCTGGAATCCGTGTGGAGCGTCCAAGGGGGCTCACGAATGTCCGTGAGTCACATCCACCTGCTTGAGGAGTTCCCATGACCGCTCGCCGTGCATCCTTCTTCCGCATTTCATCGAGCGCCGTTGTCGCGTTGGCCCTGCTGTCTGGATGCGGTGGCGGCCTGGCCACGTCCAACCCGCGCTACTTCACCGGCGGGAAGTGGAACGCCCTGGACGGTCCCTACGCGCTCACCCCCATGCTCGCCTGCGCCTACCCGGCGGAGGGCAACGACCAAGTGTACCGCAACCTCGAGGATGCCCTGGCTCCGGCGCTCTGGAGCGCGTACGGCAAGGACGTCGCCGAGGTCCAGGTGAAGAAGGTGAAGGGAGACAGCCCGTGGTGCGAGGCGTTCCCCAACATCGCCACCGACAACTTCACCGTCCCTCCCCGGATGAAGAAGGAACTGGCCGAGTACGTGAAGCAGTCCGGCGCCAAGGGGGTGATCATCCCGGTCGCGCACATGTACCGCTCGCCCATCATGCGGGAGATCGTGGCCGCGGACGGGACGCAGATTGGCAGCGTGGAGACCGATCGCTTCGGTGCTGACGGCACCGCGGGCCTCTTCGTCCACTACATCAACGAGAGCGGAGACCTCGTCTACACCGGGCGTTCGAAGACCCATGGCCTGGGTGTGGTCGCGGATCCGGTGGGCTACATGCGCGCCCACGCAGCGGACTATGCACAGCAGATGACGCAGAAGGCGCCCCCGGTCGCGCTCCAGTAGCCACCCCGCGCCGGAAACACGAAGGCCGGTGGTTCCGTGAAGGAACCACCGGCCTGTGTCTCTTCAGAGCGGCGGAAGGGATTCGAACCCTCGACCCCGAGCTTGGGAAGCTCGTGCTCTACCAACTGAGCTACCACCGCAGGTGATGCGCGAAGCGAGGCCCAAAGTAGGGGCGGGGCCCTGCCTTGTCAACGGGAAGAATCGCCTGGGTCTTCCAGTGGGAAGGTCTCCGCGCACGCAGGGCATGACGCGGTTCCTCCCAGGCACCGCAGCCAGGTGGCCGCACGGGAGTGGCCCGCGTGCAGGCTCAACGCGAGCAGCTGCTCCCGAGGCCCCGCCCCGTCGTCCGATGGGGCGGTCCGCTCCGGTGCGGGTGTCACCGGCAGGCGTTGGGCTCCGGGCTTGAATGCGGCGTTGGGCTCCGCCGAAATGCTCATTCCTTCATCTTCGGGAAGAAGGACCAGTGGGACACCGCACTTCGGGCACTTCGTTTCCAACTGGTCGGCCGCGAGCCCGTCGATCTGGTCCCCGAGCCGCTTCCATCCGGACAGGCCTGCCAGGGCCATGAGCAGGTGGAGATGGGTCGTCAGGCGAGGCGTGGCGACCCTCAGCTCCTCCAGCGCCAGCCGGCGTGCATGCGCGATGGCTGTCCGGAAGTCAGTCCGGAACTCCTCGGGCACGACATCCACTGGCCCTTCAAGCACCGTGATGCCAACGACGACCGCGCATTCCCGCCGCGTCACGGGCCCTGGATGCGCAAGGGCCACCTCCACGACGTAGGGGATCGCGGCATACGTACCCGAGCAGATCGATCCCGGGTGGTAGAGGGCATCCCAGAGTTCACCCCACCACAGGCCTTCATCCTCGGGATGCTCCCTCAACTGGCGGAGCAATCCCGGGACGTGGGAGGCAGGGCCCTTGGCCGCCTCCAGTGCATGCCACCGTGGTGAGTCGAGTGGCAGCACGTCGGGCTACTCCCCCTCCTCGACGGTGAGCTGGTACGAGTCCTGGAAGTTCGCCTCGCGGTTCTTCGCGTCGCGCACCTCGAAGACGTAGACGCCGGGCTCGGCGCTGTAGCGGATGGTCTCCGGCAGGTCGCCCTTGGCGCGGTCGGACGTCTGCACCAGGGTCAGCTTTCCGTCCGGTTGCACCCGGTGCAGGTAGAGCCCCACGTCCACCTTCAGGATGCCCAGCAGCGTCGCGGTGATGGCCGTGCGCACCGGCCGGTCGGACAGGTCCACCCGGAAGAAGTCCACGTCCTTCGCCGGGTACACCGTGCCGCGCACCGCCTTGCCCAACGTCAGGTCCTGCGCGCGGTCGGCGGTGTTGTTGGGCTCGCGCTCCTCGCCGCCGTTGTCCGGCACCGTCGTCACGCTGATGCGGTAGGGCTGGTCCGCGTTCTCGAAGTCCTTCACGAACTTGCCGTTCACCTTCCGGAACGAGCCCTCCACCCGGAAGTAGCAGGTGCCGTTGCACGCCACGTTGTTCAGCCGCTCCGGCTCCTTGAGAGCGCCGTCGTTGGCCTTGAGCAGCACCGTCTCCTTCTGCCCGTCACCCTGCGGTGGCTCCACCATCGACAGCGTCAGGTCCAACCGGTCCACGCCCGACAGCTCCACCTTCGCCAGCACCGGCTCGCGCGTCGTCAGCACGTAGTTGTCCACGTCCGACTTGGGCGACAGGAAGCCCTCGCGGAAGCCCGCGCCTGTCAGCGGCGTGGCCTTGAGCAGTTCGTCGTTGGGCTCCAGCTCCGCGTGCGCCCCCGCCTCCTCCTGGGACACCGTCAGCGTGTAGGGCACCTGCGCGTTGTACGTGCGCCGCTGCGCCTTGCCCGTCCCCGTCCAGCCGCCCTTCACCACCACGTAGACCACCCGGTCCGTGGCCCTCACGCCGATGTTGCGCAGCGCGAGCGGCTCGCCCTCCTTGCCCTGCAGGGTGAAGAGCGGCGCCTCCGCGGCGGACAGCACCGAAATCTCCGGCCGCACGCCCTCCACGGCGGACAGCTCAATCTTCAGCGCCACCGACGGCACCTCCGGCTCGAGGGGCGGGAGGCCCGCGTCCGCCGCCTGGGCCGCCGTCGCCCCCGCCAGCTCTCCGGGCGCCGTGGGCGTCGCGCCCTCCGGCGGCTGAGCGGGCGGCTCTCCGCCTCCAAATGTGCCCTCGGGGGAGGGTGCCGCGTTGTCGTCGATGACCGGCGTCTCGTCCGGCACGGACGGCGGAGGCACGGCCGCGGGCGTCGAACCCGGGGCCGGCGCACCGGGAGCTTCGGGCGTCGCGCCCGGCGCCGGTGCGCCACTGTCCTGGACCGCGGGGACCTCACCCTCGGGCGTGGCGGGGCCGGGCAGCTCCACCCGGTACCAGTCCTCGTCTCCGGAGTGCCCCAGGAACGCCGTCAC
Coding sequences within:
- a CDS encoding ABC transporter substrate-binding protein, which codes for MRRWGWVCVVGLLGVAACKKDVPAEVPDAGVEETGPSALTEKEPNERPDQALPITRDSVVTGGLAAEPNKLDEDWYRLAPGTPRIADVTVTGLPGGDVKLDVYDQDRNRLVGVNSEGEGKGERLPNLYVEKERWLVVSPARKGTGGAYTLEVKYRQPNDGEEREPNDRAVDAAALPLGQTVTAFLGHSGDEDWYRVELPGPATPEGEVPAVQDSGAPAPGATPEAPGAPAPGSTPAAVPPPSVPDETPVIDDNAAPSPEGTFGGGEPPAQPPEGATPTAPGELAGATAAQAADAGLPPLEPEVPSVALKIELSAVEGVRPEISVLSAAEAPLFTLQGKEGEPLALRNIGVRATDRVVYVVVKGGWTGTGKAQRRTYNAQVPYTLTVSQEEAGAHAELEPNDELLKATPLTGAGFREGFLSPKSDVDNYVLTTREPVLAKVELSGVDRLDLTLSMVEPPQGDGQKETVLLKANDGALKEPERLNNVACNGTCYFRVEGSFRKVNGKFVKDFENADQPYRISVTTVPDNGGEEREPNNTADRAQDLTLGKAVRGTVYPAKDVDFFRVDLSDRPVRTAITATLLGILKVDVGLYLHRVQPDGKLTLVQTSDRAKGDLPETIRYSAEPGVYVFEVRDAKNREANFQDSYQLTVEEGE